The DNA window ttttttttttgggggggctATGTCTtatatgaagacttgtttttttcaaatatacttTTCCCCTGTGAATTTACAGGCTATCAATTCCTTGAAGAAATATCCACTGCCACTGTCCAGTGGTAAGGAAGCCAAGATACTGGAGGGCTTTGGAGACAAAATATGTAAGATGCTGGATAAGAAACTAATTGAGCATGGTAAACTTTTATATACTCTGTATACTTGATATTAACAAAAGTTTCATTTACACAGTGCACAAACTAACCCTCTTGCCCCTCCCTTCCCAGCTCCTACAAGAATAAGCATTCTTTTTAATGGGGAACTCATTcctgaacatacatgtaccacagtgcttacatacatgtatgattttaaTAGCATACTAAATAGCTTGGGGTTGGAGGTGGGGTGGATAGGAGGGTTCTTGGCTTGGTAATATGAACAGTTGTACCCTGATGGACTCAAATTACAAGTATCAATTAGTTGTAAATACCAACCAATGGAAGTTGATGAACACAGTAGAGTTACAGACCAGTGTATTATTGGCCCCTTTGATAGGTATAACACCTGGCACTCCTATAAGTTGTAAATACCAACCAATGGAAGTTGATAAACACAGTAGAGTTACAGACCAGTGTGAAGAAAGTGATGAATATAGTTCCAGGACTCAGAATAGAACTAAAGAAAACAACTCCAGAAGAGTGCAGTCAGAGCAGCCAGGGGTAAGTAGAATAAAGTTACAAACATTCAGGGAACTCATTCTATGTAGGTTAAATTGTATGGTACTAGCCATTTCTTGTGAAgtttaaacttttcaatttccaacacaaCCAACTCTTGGAAAGCTGTACCTGAAGCTTTCGTCCTCTCACTAAGGACTTCATCATCAGACTGAAGTAATTAACATGAACTAGGAACACAGGTGTTAATTACTATGTTGAGAGTCAATGCCACTCACTGTTATAGGAGTCTttgatgatattaatatttgtagcctaattaatattcatactgaTTAGCAGAACATGAATATTGGTGTTCAGTTATAAGGAGTACAGTTGTACACTGACACTGATATCTGAACCGATAGAAATAGGTGTTCAGAAACTCATCCATGGCAATTCTATGTTTTAAATAATGTCAAAAGAATTTTTCTCAAAACCTTGTACaggtacactggtgagatttgcaTGAATTCAAGGAGCTAATGCCCGAGCATAGAAATCAGAGAGAATTGAGAGATATGCAGCTATCTTAGTATTATTATCATGTGgaacaaaatgtatgaaaaagAATTACCATTTTGGAAGTAGTTGAAAGACAAAACATACTGCAGCATTATCATTGATCAAtgcataaatattacatgtaatgaattTCTTCTTTTGCTGTCCTCATAGCCAGTTGTCTGTATCACATATTGTGTACTTTTCATGACGTGTAATCTTTTACAGGGAAGATGTCAAAAAACAAGTAGAGGAAATGTTGGAAGTAAAAGGGAATACATTCCGGCATATAGGTCTGGTCCATATGCTTTGATACTTGCACTGTATAATGATATGCAGGTAAGAGGATTATGGAAATTGATGCTGTGTTTTCACAGGGGTGAGAGCTGGAAAAtgcttgtgacctaagggttttgtcagtACTTGTCAAGCAACTCATAGTGCAAAgcccccttatgtcactcatattttccttggctgaacaaagaaaaatattggggaataacatcaaaGTATTCCAAGAAGATAATTTATAGACGTAAACTTTAATTGTTGTTCAGAATGACTAAACAGTATTCGTTTCATTGCCTCAACTTGACGTTTTAAAGACGAGAAATCATTGGCGTTGAGATACCTATGTTGTATTAGTTATCATTTCTCAATGCATTGTGTATTATGATTTATTGCAGAAAGAGAATAGTCGTGGCTATTTGACTAAAGGCGAATTAATGCAAGAGGCACAACCGCTCTGTGAAAAATCATTCTCTCGAGTAAGTTGATTCCTAATCATGTGATACACAGTTCAAGTTCTATCAATAGCCTTGGTTGCTGACAAGACTTGGAATGAGCAATGTTTTCGAAAGTGATGTCACAAGAGGGCATCCTACATGAAGAAAAATTAGTGCTGAAAGCACATGGTAGTACATGAAGTAGTCAACAATATATTGCTAGAAACAATTCTATGTGTTCGCAAATATTAAGTGATGTGTAAGTAATAAGTTAACTGAATGCTTTGAATTGTTGAGAATGCAGTCCCAAAACACGGGGTAATTGTTTTTTATCAATGGAGGTTATACTACTCAACATTATTGCCTGCACTTCAGGTCCAAAAACTGCTAGTGAACAGTGCTCCCAGTGTTCAAACTATAAATTCtgttgtctttctgataactggaTTATGGTGTATTCAACCTAGTTCTGAATCATTGCTTGTTAGCTAAACTAAAATTAATCTGTTTCAACCTGTCAGCTCTAGCTATCTTACAAGTTTCATGTAATGTCACTTTTCCCCGCCACTACGAAGAGAGTGATGTTTGGAATTGTTTTATCTAGCTCTGTTAGTTCATCTGCTGTTATAATTCTAATCATGATATGACTTGTTACATGTTTACAGCCTGATCCTGGATGTCGATATACAGCCTGGTCATCTATGGGTACACTAATCAAGAAGGGATTGATAGTTAAAGATTCCAGTCCAGCCAAGTAAGTAGTGGTacattttgttgtcatgttgCATTCAGTGCTATCTAGGGTTGATTACAAATGACATcaccaatatgcaaatgttcacaaaatatgcaaatgtgaacAGACCTACACAAATGACATCACGtcacagacatgcacacagcaTCCTACATATAATAATTACTGTGTCTGTGACTTTATTTAAATCCAGTTTTTCCCAACTTGCagttttgtgtacaaacaagtACCCCCTGACAGAGACTCCTAGAGTAATGACTTGTCAGGGATGACGACTCACACAGAGCCCACAGATGCTTTGTTGCATGGCCTGGGTGACTCCAGGTTATCTTGTGGGACTGACTATAAAAGCTGTAATGGTTCCACAGCAACATGGAATGCAGCTTGCAGCATAGCCCTGCCACGCAGTCCCAAAACCTGAATGGGTTCCTGTGGAATTGTGTGTGATTGCATTTtaatttatgtgtgtatttgtctgcataaaaagaaaatcacaGGGAGCAATTCCAAGTAcaaaaaaaagttgtacattTCAGAATAGAAAAGGCAGCCAGGTTCAATCATACATTTGTTGCTCACCACACcttttttgtcaatttgtaGGTACAGTCTGACTGATAGTGGATGTATGTTGGCAGACAGGTTACAATCAGTTGTTACAGCACCGTCCAGCAGTGTTGCCAATCCATCATTTACTGTCACAAGTTCATCACGTCTTCCAGATCACACATCAACTGATGAGTCAGGGAAATCATGTTATAGCCAGGACAAGGACCAGgatatgatgtatgtatatgtacaaagcTAGCATTTCCGGCAGTCTGTCAAAGTACAAGTAATATCTCCAAAAGTCTTGATAGAGTAGTAGCTATTATAAAATGATTGCAAGGAGTCAATGCAGAACACAGAAACTTATCAAGAACTGCATGGTTTGGTGTTAGAATATCACATATATAACAAGTATGCAAACTATGTCCTAAATAttcaattacaaatgtacaaatgatatcACAAGTGCAAATTGTCACAGATATGTAAAAGATATCAcaaacatgcaaatgatatcacaagtatgcaaattatgtctcAAATATGCGAACAATATTACAGATCTGCAAACTATCACAAATATGCCACAAATGTGCAccttatattacaaatatagaaatatcagtatgcaaattatatcaCAGATATGCAAAATACACCACAAATTTGTAATCAGTGAAGCAAACAAACTTACTGACTGATTACTGCTTGTACTGTACAAATAGAtactaatattatatcatatttttgatATATGTTAGTGATGATTCATCATGTCACACCGGTACACAAAGTTATGAAGACATGAGGCAAGACAAGATGACAAAGAAACTTGAATACTGgtatgttgatgatgatggtaatgatgTACAGTATAAAGACAAAGCAGCCATCCTCATTGATGGTAAGTCGGAATGCAGacatttttaaacaaaacttGTCATTCTTTAGTGTCAACATTTGATGTGAGAAAAAGATCAAAGTGATGCTGACAGTCTCTTTAGTTGCAGTAATAGCTTTGTCTTTGTTCCcattatcagaaagacaaaagattttatagtttggccactatgAGTGCTGTTAAGAAACTATTGGACCagaatgagtcaaaacattccactAACATTGTTTCTAATAACATAATTTTTAGGAACTCAGAGTTGTTTTAGCTATATATTGCTGACTTCTTCATGTACTGCCATGTCATTGTAACCCTTCACTTTCCCTTAAATGGGGTGCTGTCTTGTGACGACTCTTGCAAATATGACTACAAGGTCACGGTAACTAGAATATGGTGTGTTGAATATTCTGACAATTCAAATTTCTCTGGTCTCACCAggctcccctccccctccccatatTAAACAGATCATTCAAGACCATGCATAACAGATCCAATGTTAGGCCTTGCTTTAAAGTAACCTTGACTTTGCAAGATGGTACATGGACGAGTATTTCTAAATGATTTTTTGTATCCAGGATTGCTACTAATGTAACTGccaatttcatttttgttttgatatgtgtatttatattccagatgatattgatattggGTTTCTGGTAAAGTGTAGAAAGTCATCCTTGGTGGAATCTAACTTGCATTACAAGTTAGATAGTACCAGGAGTGGTTCTAGTCTCTACGtatatgcatatttgcataatgatgCATGTGATGAGACATGCCCTCTAAGCATCTCTACAGGTATGTTACTAtttgacaaaatacaaatattaaaccCTATACATTTTTCATGAACTCATGAAATTTCAAATGGCTTTTCTTACATGGATTTTATAACAGTTTTCCAACATATAGGCTGGCAGCTAATAACCATCTTTGTCTTCCATGATGACAACTTGCCgtattcataaataaatgtgCAATGAATGCAGAATTTCACTCTCAATTTCACCATTTGTTGTTTCTTATGTCGTAAGGTACAGCAAGTCTTAGTTCTGTGTCTACTACCTTTGACCTTCGACCTGACTCTCAACACAGTATTGCATCATCACAGATATCCAGGATGTCTGACGATACTACAacgacatcatcatcatcatcatctttatcaTTGCCATGTAGAGACTACAAAGCAGAGTTTATTTTTACACCTGGcaattttgatattgtactATGTGTTGACAACTGTGAAACAGCAGGGTGagtttatatcaaaatattgtattaCGGATATTTGAGTTTTGAATTTGCATAGTTAGTCTGAAAGATCTAGTTGTTGGTCCGCCTATATGTAACCATTCGTTACACCTATAATATTACATAAGCAGAAACAATGACAGATCTTTAGGCTCCGTCCATAGTTTATGTAACCAAGGAGATGGGCATGGTGGATGTCATCCTCTATACTTATACTGGTACTGTGTATTTGTAGTAGATTTTATTGAATGGGTAATACGGAAGGTGTAATTATTACCTATGttgattacttgcattggtatATGTGCATACTATTGGTAATTGCACTGGAAAAATTTTGTGAAATACTTGCATGCAAATGTGCCTGCAATTGTTCCACGTAAATACGATCATGTGTTCCTGCacttatatgtatatttctataatttgctgttttggataaacgtAAAAACAATGattacaacaaaatattatattatccAGGACAGTACCATCATGTGGCAGTTTAGAAACAGTTTAGAAGCAGTTTAGAAGCAGTTTAGAAGCAGTTTAGTAGCAGTTTAGAAGCAGTTTAGTAGCAGTTTAGAAGCAGTTTAGTAGCAGTTTAGAAGCAGTTTAGAAGCAGTTTAGTAGCAGTTTAGAAGCAGTTTAGTAGCAGTTTAGTGGCAGTTTAGTAGCAGTTTAGAACCAGTTTAGAAGCAGTTTAGAAGCAGTTTAGAAGCAGTTTAGTGACTCTGGGGGAATAATATTTGCACTCATCATGCTTGCAAATGATTTCTGCTGCACTTCAATTTTGCTATGCTCAGGAAAGTACAGCAGCAGAGAACACAACAAGCACTTCTTAAATACTCTGAGTACAGTACACTGGCACTCAAGCATAATGGGGTTCTGTCATGGTGTAGAGTAATTGCCAAGAACTTTAAGGTACATTTTTATTCTGGAGCAGAAACCTTTATTGCATTCCTCTTGCCTTGTGGTATGCTACACTGTAATACAGTCAGTGAGTGTACAGGAATACATTCAAAGCTTTGTGCCTATAAATACAACCAGTGCAGCTCTTTCATTTTAAAAGCTTCTAGTAAACTGTTGCTGGCCAGATGGAATCAAAACCAAAAATAGCTACAATGGTTGTTACGGTGAGATAGAAATGTCCTCTGATATTTGTTGTATTATACACTGTCATATACTATTAGTACTTATGCTGTAATGAAATGTTGACAGGGGTGCTGGTAGCATGAAGAAGACTCTGTTACCAGAACTTAAAAAGAATGGTGTTAATTGTGAAGTGAGAAAATTACAGGTCGGTGATTTCCTGTGGGTTGCCAAGGAACGAATCCAGCCCAAACCAGGTTAGTATAAAAAGTTGATACCAGTATATCTATTACTGTGGATAATGTGCTATGATACAAACTGAAACTAAGGTGATAGATTACACAATTgcagtgggtgatagcagtgccttggttatgtgcatataatcaccctgtaatcaagatagtgtaaacactgaataaGGTTAAATGTGCCACCACTTGGGGAAAACTCACTATTAGAAATGTCACCATTCAAAATGTCCTCCCTACCAGTTTATTGCTTAGTGTTTAAAtcacatgataaaatgtagatGATACACTATATTTCATTCACATAATAAAATCTTGCTTGTATAATGTTGTAATTTTCCCAATTGTGCCTTCAGATAAACTTAAAATATTGATCTAAGATTACTGACTCTATGAGTTATGTTATTACAATATACTCCTGGCAGAAGTCAGAATGGTAGTAGGGTGGGTAAGCATATCACCAGTACATGAATACTGAGagatgtaatgtttttttaGGTCAACTTCAAATGCCAGTAGCACGGGAACTAGTTTTGGATTACATTATAGAACGCAAACGAATGGATGACTTGGCTAGCAGTATTATGGATGGCCGATTTAAAGAACAGAAGGTTAGTGCAAGTGTAATAGAATAAGTTTTCTACAGATTCATATCTGTGTCCACTATTTGCACTGTTTAGCATTACAGTTAACAGTGACGTAGATAAGGGCCAGTAGCTGGGAAAAACAAGTGGCTTCTCTGCAACTTATTGTTGGCTACCTTTTCAGGAATTTGTTTAAGaattttttgtttcaacaaGTACATTTTCATCAGTAAACAGATTCTTGAATCTGATTGGTAGATGTTACAACCTCATTGTCATATTTGACCAGCTACTTTTTAAAGTTAGTTACATCTTTggttaatagggaacttgcaaacctgccatgttgaatggcGTGTATGATATTGTGTATGAGACAGTTctcatgttttttatttttgtcatcatTACAACAGTTTCGTCTCAAGAACTGTGGACTACGGAAGCCTATATACTTAGTAGAGGATTTTGGTTGTAGTCAGCATTTGAGTATCCCTGAGGCAACTCTACATCAAGCCATAGTGAATACACAGGTATCTGCTACTACTGACACACCTTGTGGTTGACTTATAAATGGATAGTTATTATAGATTTACTGAAACCATAGTAACTTTAGAAGCGATAatgaaggaggggggggggggggttccaagttaatttattttgttttgttttgatgcaTGTTCATTTAGTTATTGTTATTGCGGGATGTCAAGTTGATTATGTGAGAAACACTGGTGGATTTTACCAAAAAACACTGCACCACCTGTTCTGTAAGATATCCTACCTGTCTATGTTAGACTCAATGTCCTCTATTCTTATTTATCAATGTCCCAAAACGGTCCTACAAGGATGGCAAACCTTACACAGGGGTTTACATACAAATGCATGAATTTATCTCACAGAAATATATCAAAGATATTGTATACCATAATAGTATTAATATGCTGTTACTGTGCAAGCCTTACACAGCACTTTACTTAGTGGATTTTGAATGAAAACGCTACCATGTGCAGGAATACATGGTGTCTATACTGACCTTTAGAAAAacagtttttacattttcataaaaatgaaatattttattccaGTTTATACACTTTAATTATCAAACCATTATGTTTTCTCCTAACCACCATAGGTCCATTTTGTGTCCTTTACCTACAGGTGATAGATGGTTTTCATATCAAACATACACATGAACTAAAGGAGTCTGTAGCATATGTGACTGTAATGACAAGATATCTACAGAGTCTCTATTTAGTAAGTATATCTCTAAGTCTTCAATCATTTTGAGAGATTTATCACGACTTTTACAACAAAATTCTTGATAGAATCTGAGATTTGAGTGAACCCTAGTCACACTGTATTTGTGGAAAGTAATGATTTATTACATTGATTGAACCTTTGTAcgaccaaccaatcaatcaatcaatcaatcaatcgatcaatcaatcaattaattaaccaaccaatcaatcaaccaatcaatatcaaccaatcatacaagtataaagttggcaaATCTACATACAAAACCCTACCCCTACTAAACTCAGATGGGGTGGGAATGCCCAATTTGGTTAATCAGGCATACTCACCCCATCAGTTTGTTATTCATGAAGTTTATTTTAACACCAATTCAAAAGTATGACTTTGAGAGACTGACACCTTTCCATGCTTCAGAAAAGTTTCTGAGCTGTTCTACTAAATATTGCTACTCCTACCACTGTGACAGCCTCATTGTATCTAAGTTCTGATCCTTTTTAGTAAAGATTGTGTCAACATTTGCAGTGGTTGGCAAGACGTGGACATTCTTGTGTTATTCCTGATAAAAAAGCATCATGAGCCTGTCTAGGGTACCTGTTTTGTAAGTTTCCACACAATAGCACTGTGCTGCCTGCAAAAGCACATCCCAGGGGAGGGCAGACTAAAGTAATAACAGCTCTTGCTGATGATaaagcttctttttttttaaaatttttttttaaatttttgtgctgggaattcctcccagcgagtttctgttatgcagacaaatacacacaaacaaacaaacacaaatgctacagagagccattcgggtttgggactacgtgacagggctatgtagcacgctctatatcacgttactgtggaactgtcaaggctttcccagtcagtccacaggctatcccagagtcacccaggcctggcaaacatagcacctgcgggctccaTGTGAGTAATTgtccccgacttttcgagtcattactccaggagtcccccccaaattcgcactcgtctgATGATAAAGCTTTACACAGACGAAAACTACAATAGATGTGTGAACAAATCTCCTGATTGCTAAGTTcggagaaaaaaatattggttgTGGTTGTGACATGCTATTGTGCTGAGGTAAGCTTAGTAGGGGCAGTAGGTGATATGCATATTTGAGCCaataaatactgccctctagtggtggtAAAGATTCACTTTTGTAAATACAGTCTTCTCTCACCATGTATTGATACTACTAGGAAATAGTAGGAAACTTACacctaacactaacactaacaagTTTGCTTGTATTTTGTTGTAGGACAAAGCACTGTCTTGTTGTCGTAAGGAAGATATAGAGACTCAGCAAAGTGTTAGCACTGGTCACAATGTATTGATGACATTCACAGAGTTCAATGAGAGTGCTGTCAAGAATAAGGTAAGCAGTGCATGCACTGTCAAGAATAAGGTAAGAAGTGAGTGCACTCAAGAATAAGGTAAGAAGTGTGCAGTCAAGAATAAGGTAAGAAGTGAGTGCAATCACGAATAAGGTAAGGAGTGTGCAGTCAAGAATAAGGTAAGAAGTGAGTGCAGTCAAGAATAAGGTAAGGAGTGTGAAGTCAAGGATAAGATAAGAACTTAGTGAGTGTGCAGTCAAGAAAAGGTAAGTAGTGAGTATGCCACGGTTTTGCAAATAATTGTACTATTATAGAGCATTTCTTGTAGTTTTGAGAATTCAAAGACTTTCCAGTCATTCTATTTCCAGTGTTTCATTGcacaatgttattatttattgcAGGCAATGACAGTTACTGAAATGTTTGCCAAACAATTGATGCAAGTTAGTGGTTTGTCTGCAGAGAAAGCTAAGTCAATTCTGGAGAAGTACAGAACACCAAAACAGTAAGTCATCTAACGACTGTTATTCAGACAGATGTCACTTTAAAAGAGACCAAAAGATTGtcatcactagagggcagtattcctTCAAAAGGTCATTGAACTTCTGATAGTAATCACTACATGCTACAGGGCAGTATTCcatgaaaaatttacatattaaagttccatcactagagggcactattcCTTGAAAAGGTTTACACATAAATTGTCATGAAACAAGAGGACAGTTTTAAAAGGTTTACTGTTTCAGTTTATGACTAATAATTCTTTCATTTTAGGCTAATAGCAGCTTATGACGATTGCTACAGTACTGAACAGAGGGAGAAACTTTTATCATGTTTGAAATATGGCAAGACGAAACGGTAAGATGTATAATGTACCTCAAAGAATAAATTGAGAAGTGGTGATTCCACTTACAACCAATCCTGTACATGTTTAGTCATATGCaatgggtaacactgaagtaaaccactttctctatgtgctacactcatttagagcattcatatcaagtgtaaaagtatactttttcaattggtttatttacaagcctagcatgtggcctttccaatgtggtcaattagcaaatgaaacagtatacttttacacttgatatggatgctattaataattgtggtacatacagaaaacgctttactttggtgttatgggttgtacttatatatatatacacacgcacacacacacacacacacacacacatgcataaaaTACTCTATAGCATATTTACAACGCTTTCACTTGTCTAAATAATTCgtaaatcatgtacatgtacttacagtAGTGATGCATTCCAGTCATCATATACTCAAATTCAATCTGACACTCATTTTATATGCACACCTGAattttacattattacattttcattcacattttgttattttgtgttgttttcagaaatattggaCCTGCACTGAGTAGAGCAGTTCATCAACTCTACAACACTTATGGTGCCCTTCAATAAATCACTGTCAAAATATACTGGGAGGAGTGACATTTGACTGCGGCATATCTCTAGTTAGTCAGCATGGTGCTATGCAATGACATGTAGGATTAACTTGTACCCAAATTTACAATGGTCAATTGATAAAAGTTGTAATTATATATGTTATCTAGCAACATTATTATGTACTTTGTACCGAAGGAAATCTAAATTTAGCTGAATTATTTGCAGCAACTTTGTCCATTTCATTCATAGCCATTCAGTTTTGTATCTACCTTCTTATGCACTGCCAGAGATATATCTACCAACCTGCCTTACAAACTGCCaaatatgtatttacaattatttctaCCTCAGTTCTATTTTTTGagaaataaaatacagtatagaaattgaaatgttgttactgtgttgTATGTTACTTTGATTCATGTGACATTATGGTTGTAGTACTGTCCACAGGGACACGTAATCTTGACAACGAAAAGAGGATTTATATGAGTGAGTACCTATACAGATAAGAAATATGTGAtgaaaaaatgttaatttgcatacagattagttggTACCGGACTTTTTGTTCCCTCTTTCTCCTTTTACCTACATAGCAGCATTTTTAGGCAATAATTTCTTCTGGACAGTAAATCCAACTTACTTTGGAATAGTAAATTAGAGCTGAATGCAACACTTTGATCTGTCTATTATTATAGACCTGATTTCATTATCAGTCGTTGATGTCCCAGAATCTTGGCGGAATaatgtgtacaaaatttatGTTAGTTGATATTCTTGGTTACCTGTTCATACTTGGTCTctgatgtattttatttatccACCAAAACAAGCAAGTCAGAGTAAAAGTAGCAACATATTGGAATACACTCCGGTATTCCATATATTCACCCATACAAGCAAGATTGTGTGTCCCTGTCCAGGTCCAATG is part of the Glandiceps talaboti chromosome 2, keGlaTala1.1, whole genome shotgun sequence genome and encodes:
- the LOC144453333 gene encoding structure-specific endonuclease subunit MUS81-like isoform X1, encoding MNSNRAHSKKKKTLPCPNPLFLQWLTEWHDASMNISSKRQYAYAKAINSLKKYPLPLSSGKEAKILEGFGDKICKMLDKKLIEHGITPGTPISCKYQPMEVDKHSRVTDQCEESDEYSSRTQNRTKENNSRRVQSEQPGGRCQKTSRGNVGSKREYIPAYRSGPYALILALYNDMQKENSRGYLTKGELMQEAQPLCEKSFSRPDPGCRYTAWSSMGTLIKKGLIVKDSSPAKYSLTDSGCMLADRLQSVVTAPSSSVANPSFTVTSSSRLPDHTSTDESGKSCYSQDKDQDMIDDSSCHTGTQSYEDMRQDKMTKKLEYWYVDDDGNDVQYKDKAAILIDDDIDIGFLVKCRKSSLVESNLHYKLDSTRSGSSLYVYAYLHNDACDETCPLSISTGTASLSSVSTTFDLRPDSQHSIASSQISRMSDDTTTTSSSSSSLSLPCRDYKAEFIFTPGNFDIVLCVDNCETAGGAGSMKKTLLPELKKNGVNCEVRKLQVGDFLWVAKERIQPKPGQLQMPVARELVLDYIIERKRMDDLASSIMDGRFKEQKFRLKNCGLRKPIYLVEDFGCSQHLSIPEATLHQAIVNTQVIDGFHIKHTHELKESVAYVTVMTRYLQSLYLDKALSCCRKEDIETQQSVSTGHNVLMTFTEFNESAVKNKAMTVTEMFAKQLMQVSGLSAEKAKSILEKYRTPKQLIAAYDDCYSTEQREKLLSCLKYGKTKRNIGPALSRAVHQLYNTYGALQ
- the LOC144453333 gene encoding structure-specific endonuclease subunit MUS81-like isoform X2 codes for the protein MKYHWLTEWHDASMNISSKRQYAYAKAINSLKKYPLPLSSGKEAKILEGFGDKICKMLDKKLIEHGITPGTPISCKYQPMEVDKHSRVTDQCEESDEYSSRTQNRTKENNSRRVQSEQPGGRCQKTSRGNVGSKREYIPAYRSGPYALILALYNDMQKENSRGYLTKGELMQEAQPLCEKSFSRPDPGCRYTAWSSMGTLIKKGLIVKDSSPAKYSLTDSGCMLADRLQSVVTAPSSSVANPSFTVTSSSRLPDHTSTDESGKSCYSQDKDQDMIDDSSCHTGTQSYEDMRQDKMTKKLEYWYVDDDGNDVQYKDKAAILIDDDIDIGFLVKCRKSSLVESNLHYKLDSTRSGSSLYVYAYLHNDACDETCPLSISTGTASLSSVSTTFDLRPDSQHSIASSQISRMSDDTTTTSSSSSSLSLPCRDYKAEFIFTPGNFDIVLCVDNCETAGGAGSMKKTLLPELKKNGVNCEVRKLQVGDFLWVAKERIQPKPGQLQMPVARELVLDYIIERKRMDDLASSIMDGRFKEQKFRLKNCGLRKPIYLVEDFGCSQHLSIPEATLHQAIVNTQVIDGFHIKHTHELKESVAYVTVMTRYLQSLYLDKALSCCRKEDIETQQSVSTGHNVLMTFTEFNESAVKNKAMTVTEMFAKQLMQVSGLSAEKAKSILEKYRTPKQLIAAYDDCYSTEQREKLLSCLKYGKTKRNIGPALSRAVHQLYNTYGALQ